The DNA region TCGAAAGCTGTTCTTCACTGTTTAACGCTAAGCCATATCTGTTCTCGGATAACAAATGCTGTGCTGTCTGATAAAAGAAAGTAAGAGAGGTTTTTTTATCTGGATGTGATTGCTCTACCTGCTTGATTATTTGCTCGAAGGATGTGTGGATTTTTTGCTCAGATATCTTTTGCAAAGGCGCAAGAATGGCGATTTTATCAATGCAAAATCGCTTAAGCTTTGTAATGTACTGTGGCTGTAACTCTGTTCCTTTTTTAATAAGTAATGAATCATTGTGGTAAAGATCCTCATTAATAATGTCGCCAGCCTGTAACTCTTTAAGTGTTTTGTAAAACATTTCATGCTCCCTTCACTATATTTGAATGTAACTTAAATTTATAATGTTAGATTCAAAATATGTACATGTAGTGAAGGGCGGGGAAAAGTCAATAGATTCGGGAACGAAAGGACTTTTAAGACTTGCCTAACTGTTCAATATTATGTATGCTATTAAATGGTTGACCATTCCAGTTATCAATAAGATGGCTTATTTTAGAGCCTTTTATACAAAATAAATTTAAGTTACTTTCAAAATTTGATTAAATCAGTGTCCATCTGCACTGATTTATTTTTTTCTAAAAAAAAGTATAGTAACATAATATAGTTCTATACTAAAAAATAAGGCATTCAGGAGGTAGAGAGAGCTATGGTTTCTGTAGAACCGATACGATCAAAAAAGCAAATTCGAGCTATTCGTTTGCTGTTGCGCGGAGACTCCTTGAGAAATGAACTTCTTTTTATTCTAGGTATTAATGTGGGCTTAAGAATTAGTGATATCTTAAAATTGAAAATTAAGGACATGGCCAAACCGGATGGAGTAGTAAAGGAATACGTATCGATTAAAGAGCAGAAAACCGGGAAAACAAAGCGCTTCTATTTAGGCAAAATTGTGAAGAAAACAGCTCAGGAATACTTAGACAGCTTACCCGAGCTAGAGCTTGAGCATTTTGTCTTCAAAAGTAGGAAGGGAGTAAACAAAGCGATTACTCGACATCAAGCGTACAGAATTATTAATCAAGCGGCTGAAATGATCGGCCTTGTGGAGCGGGATGCTCAGGGTAGGATCATTACTGGAGAGATTGGAACCCATACGTTAAGAAAGACATTCGGTTATCATGCCTATAAAAAAGGGACAGATATCGTACTTCTTCAGGATATTTTTAACCATTCATCCCCATCCATGACTTTAAGATACATAGGGTTTACAGAGGATCAAAAGCAAGAGGTCTATCTAAGCTCCAATTTAGGATAAAAGGCAGAAGCAAACCGTTTAAAACATTCGGTTTGCTTCTTTTAAGTCACATGTGATGAGTGATGCCTAACTCTTTTTGCTGGATTTTTTCATGATATATAATAAATAAGGTGTGCCTAATAAAGCGACAACCAAGCCAGACGGTATCTCTTTAGGCGCTAGAACAAAACGTCCCAAAAAGTCGGCTCCCACTAGAAGAATACCTCCTAGCAATAGAGCTACGGGTAGCAAACGACGGTGCTCAATCCCTACCATTCTTCTCGCTGCATGTGGTGCTAATAACCCAATGAAGCCTATCGTTCCTACCACTGAGACACTAGCAGCTCCTACAGCTACACCGATTAGAATCGCTAAAATTTTGGTGCGAGGAACGCGCATGCCCAGAATAATAGAAACGTCATCTCCTAGGGCAATCGTGTCCAAACGTCTGCTAATCAGCCACCCTAAAGGAATGGCTATAAGCGCCACGATAAGCAGTAGCTTAAAATCATCCCAGCCTTTGGCGTACGTGCTTCCTGCTAGCCAAGCTAGAGCGGGAGCAACACCAATTTTAGCCTTAACGATCAGGATTTGAATGATGGCAGCTCCAATAGCGGATACGGATACCCCCATTAAAGCTAATAATACAGGCTGCCACTCAGAGCGCCATGTCACAAGTAAAATGACCGTAATGGCCACACCTGAACCAATCATGGCAGCTACCGGAAGATACTGAATAGAAACAGTTGGCAGAAGAACTAGGAAAATTAAGGCCCCTGCTCCTCCACCAGACGTAATTCCCATAATCGTAGGGTCAGCTAATGGATTTCTAAGTACGCCCTGCAACAGAACACCACACATCGCTAATAGCATACCAACAAGGAACGCTGTAAAAATGCGTGGAATCCGGAATTCCCAAACAAATGGAGCTGTAAAGTCCATATTCATCCAGTTCTGTAGGGTAAAGAAAGTTGTCCCTCCATAGGAAATGGATACAACAAGCATGACTATAGTTATAAATACCAGTCCAAGTAGGATCATTGGATAGGGGATAGACCAGCTGTATCCACCTAGGCGTCCTTCTCCTTTTTTATGTTCCTTCCCTGCTTTATACGCTAGATACATTAGCCAAGGAGCCCCTATTAAGGCTGTCATAGCACCAACAGGAATTTCACTAGCCGACGAAATCCAGCGTCCTAATACGTCGGCCCCGACTAACAAAACAGCCCCCCAAAGGAAAGAGTGTACCATCAATGCTCGATGTTCTCTTATCCCCAACAGTCTTACAATATGAGGAGCCATTAGACCGATGAAACCAATAGGTCCGACTACACTGACCGTAACGGCAGCTAATAAAATGGCTGTAAACCATGCTGTACCCTTCACAAGTAGCACAGATTGTCCTAATGAACGTGCGGTATCATCTCCTAAAGAAAGGAGATCAAGTGATTTAGAAACAATGAGGGCAAGAATGACACCTAATAGAATAACCGGAGCGGCAAATTGAACACCGCCCCAATCAAGTTGAATGAGTGTACCGGAACCCCATAAAAACAATCCGTTCGTCTCATTCTCAAAAATAAGCTGCAAGGCTCCTGTTACAGAAGCAAAAAGCAAGGATATAATCATCCCTGTTAGCGTTACTCGAACCGGTTCAAGCATTTTCCCTACTAATAGAACCATAAGAACAGCAGAGAAGGCAGCCCCTAAAAAGGAAACTAGAAAGGGGAATTTGCTTAAATATCCTGGAAAAAAGATCATACTTAACACGACAAAGAAGTACGCCCCCGCGTTAAGTCCAAGTGTACTGGCTGAAGCTAGTGGATTTTTGGTTAACGTTTGTAGAATGGCTCCTGCCACGGCCAAAGCACCACCAGCTAGAATACCAATGACTGCCCTAGGAAGCCTAAGTCCTAAGACGATATCCTGTACACGTCCTTCGTGCCAGACCTCCCTTAGTAGCATACCGGCTGTGTAACCAGCCTGTCCTTGTGTAAGGTGGATAAGGCACAGTAGCAGTAAAAGAAGGAAGCCCCCTAGGAAAAACCAAGAGGACTTACTGTTTGAGTTTTTACTCATTATTAACCATTGTTTGAACGACCTGCTCCACTAACGTTTTAGCTGAAGAAGGCCCACCGAATGTCCAAGTGTCTCCAGGCAGGGCGTATAACCGATCCTCTTGAACGAAAGCTAAGTTAGTCCATACTGCGTTTCCGCTTAATTGATTCTCAAAGATATTGTCATCCTCCTGCACAATATAGATAAAATTACTATCCTCTAAAGCAGGAAGAGCTTCAATTCCAGTTTGAGTAAATCCATAGATCTCAAAGGCTTCTGATTCATAGGCGTTTGATAAGCCGATTTTTTCTAAAATAACCGAAACCATTGAATTTGGGGTAAACAAACGTAAGGTTGGTGTTTGTGCTGCACTGAACGCCTGAGTGATAACGAACTCATCTGTAGATAGATTAGCTTCAGATAGCTGTTCCTTTGCGTCCGCATACACCTGCTCTAAATCCTGAAGAACCTGCTTAGCTTGATCCTCTTTATCTACAGCTACAGC from Bacillus horti includes:
- a CDS encoding site-specific integrase, which produces MVSVEPIRSKKQIRAIRLLLRGDSLRNELLFILGINVGLRISDILKLKIKDMAKPDGVVKEYVSIKEQKTGKTKRFYLGKIVKKTAQEYLDSLPELELEHFVFKSRKGVNKAITRHQAYRIINQAAEMIGLVERDAQGRIITGEIGTHTLRKTFGYHAYKKGTDIVLLQDIFNHSSPSMTLRYIGFTEDQKQEVYLSSNLG
- the fhuB gene encoding Fe(3+)-hydroxamate ABC transporter permease FhuB, encoding MSKNSNSKSSWFFLGGFLLLLLLCLIHLTQGQAGYTAGMLLREVWHEGRVQDIVLGLRLPRAVIGILAGGALAVAGAILQTLTKNPLASASTLGLNAGAYFFVVLSMIFFPGYLSKFPFLVSFLGAAFSAVLMVLLVGKMLEPVRVTLTGMIISLLFASVTGALQLIFENETNGLFLWGSGTLIQLDWGGVQFAAPVILLGVILALIVSKSLDLLSLGDDTARSLGQSVLLVKGTAWFTAILLAAVTVSVVGPIGFIGLMAPHIVRLLGIREHRALMVHSFLWGAVLLVGADVLGRWISSASEIPVGAMTALIGAPWLMYLAYKAGKEHKKGEGRLGGYSWSIPYPMILLGLVFITIVMLVVSISYGGTTFFTLQNWMNMDFTAPFVWEFRIPRIFTAFLVGMLLAMCGVLLQGVLRNPLADPTIMGITSGGGAGALIFLVLLPTVSIQYLPVAAMIGSGVAITVILLVTWRSEWQPVLLALMGVSVSAIGAAIIQILIVKAKIGVAPALAWLAGSTYAKGWDDFKLLLIVALIAIPLGWLISRRLDTIALGDDVSIILGMRVPRTKILAILIGVAVGAASVSVVGTIGFIGLLAPHAARRMVGIEHRRLLPVALLLGGILLVGADFLGRFVLAPKEIPSGLVVALLGTPYLLYIMKKSSKKS